One genomic window of Nicotiana sylvestris chromosome 10, ASM39365v2, whole genome shotgun sequence includes the following:
- the LOC104236687 gene encoding 26S proteasome regulatory subunit 7 homolog A-like — translation MAPTAADVEDEIKDEKNPPPLDEDDIALLKTYGLGPYSTSIKKVEKELKEMSKKINDLCGIKESDTGLAAPSQWDLVSDKQMMQEEQPLQVARCTKIISPNTEDAKYMINVKQIAKFVVGLGDKVSPTDIEEGMRVGVDRNKYQIQIPLPPKIDPSVTMMTVEEKPDVTYNDVGGCKEQIEKMREVVELPMLHPEKFVKLGIDPPKGVLCYGPPGTGKTLLARAVANRTDACFIRVIGSELVQKYVGEGARMVRELFQMARSKKACIVFFDEVDAIGGARFDDGVGGDNEVQRTMLEIVNQLDGFDARGNIKVLMATNRPDTLDPALLRPGRLDRKVEFGLPDLESRTQIFKIHTRTMNCERDIRFELLARLCPNSTGADIRSVCTEAGMYAIRARRKTVTEKDFLDAVNKVIKGYQKFSATPKYMVYN, via the exons ATGGCACCAACAGCAGCGGATGTGGAGGATGAGATAAAGGACGAGAAGAACCCTCCCCCTCTCGATGAAGATGATATTGCTCTTCTCAAGACTTAT GGTTTGGGACCCTATTCGACAAGCATAAAGAAAGTTGAAAAGGAACTCAAGGAAATGTCCAAAAAGATTAATGATTTGTGTG GTATTAAGGAGTCTGACACTGGGTTAGCTGCCCCAAGTCAATGGGATCTTGTTTCTGATAAACAGATGATGCAGGAGGAGCAACCTCTTCAG GTGGCTAGGTGTACGAAGATAATTAGTCCCAATACAGAAGATGCAAAATACATGATAAATGTCAAGCAAATAGCAAAG TTTGTTGTTGGACTGGGAGATAAAGTTTCTCCAACTGATATAGAAGAAGGCATGCGAGTCGG AGTTGACAGGAATAAATATCAAATCCAGATTCCATTGCCTCCCAAAATTGATCCAAGCGTTACAATGATGACAGTTGAGGAGAAACCGGACGTGACATACAATGACGTTGGTGGATGCAAGGAGCAAATTGAAAAAATGCGAGAG GTTGTTGAGCTTCCCATGCTTCACCCAGAAAAGTTTGTGAAACTTGGAATTGATCCCCCGAAGGGTGTTCTCTGCTATGGTCCTCCTGGTACTGGAAAAACACTGCTTGCCAGAGCAGTAGCTAATCGAACTGATGCATGCTTCATTCGTGTTATTGGTAGTGAGCTGGTTCAGAAATACGTTGGCGAGGGGGCTAGGATGGTGCGTGAACTGTTCCAG ATGGCACGCTCCAAGAAGGCCTGCATTGTGTTTTTTGATGAAGTGGATGCCATTGGAGGTGCACGATTTGATGATGGTGTAGGCGGAGACAATGAGGTTCAGCGAACTATGCTTGAAATTGTGAACCAACTTGATGGATTTGATGCCCGAGGGAATATTAAAGTTCTCATGGCAACCAATAG ACCTGATACACTTGATCCTGCATTATTGCGTCCTGGGAGACTGGATCGCAAAGTTGAGTTTGGTCTGCCTGATCTAGAGAGTAGGACACAGATATTTAAGATTCATACGCGGACGATGAACTGTGAGCGTGACATTCGATTTGAACTTCTAGCCCGTCTTTGTCCAAACTCTACTG GAGCCGATATAAGGAGTGTGTGCACGGAGGCTGGAATGTATGCTATTCGAGCAAGAAGGAAGACTGTTACAGAGAAAGACTTTTTAGATGCTGTCAACAAAGTTATCAAAGGGTATCAGAAATTCAGTGCGACGCCAAAGTACATGGTCTACAATTGA
- the LOC104236686 gene encoding uncharacterized protein — protein MYEQKSNLKKLFVSDEYTSSAYGREARGRESADIIFSPSFWNNVVHALKIGGPLVKVLRLVDGEQRSPMGYLCEAIDRANEAIQASFSDQGKYKKVFEIIDKRWDSKLHRPLHAAGLVLNPELFYDNEERILGDEPLWNGYYECIEKLIPKESVQDKITEQFSIYRNAEQLFGKWPLDKERRSHQLNGGSNMVIPLQIYKSLPSRF, from the exons ATGTATGAGCAAAAAAGCAATTTGAAGAAGTTGTTTGTTTCAGATGAGTATACTAGCAGTGCCTATGGAAGGGAAGCTCGAGGGAGAGAATCTGCAGATATTATATTTTCTCCTTCATTCTGGAACAATGtggttcatgcattgaagattggTGGTCCTTTAGTTAAAGTGCTTCGCTTGGTGGATGGGGAGCAAAGGTCACCAATGGGCTACCTGTGCGAAGCAATTGATAGGGCAAATGAGGCTATTCAAGCCTCTTTTAGTGATCAAGGAAAATACAAAAAAGTCTTTGAGATCATAGATAAAAGGTGGGATAGTAAGCTTCATCGCCCTTTGCATGCAGCTGGACTTGTTTTGAACCCGGAACTGTTTTATGACAATGAAGAGAGGATTCTAGGAGATGAACCTTTGTGGAATGGATACTATGAATGTATTGAAAAGTTGATACCTAAAGAATCCGTGCAAGATAAAATCACAGAGCAATTTAGTATTTATAGGAATGCTGAGCAACTTTTTGGAAAATGGCCATTAGACAAAGAAAGACGAAGTCACCAG TTGAATGGTGGAAGCAATATGGTCATTCCACTCCAGATTTACAAAAGTTTGCCATCAAGGTTCTAA
- the LOC104236688 gene encoding protein STRUBBELIG-RECEPTOR FAMILY 6-like isoform X2, whose protein sequence is MVVAVALFFSSANGTETDPSDASVLRVLYTSLNSPAQLKKWSANGGDPCGESWTGITCSGNRVTEIKISGLALSGSMGFQLDSLKSVTNFDISNNNMGSQLPFQLPPNVQRLNLAASGFSGGLPYSISQMTSLQYLNVSHNQIQGSVTVAFDSLSALNTLDFSFNSMTGNLPQSFQLLTSVNKMYLQNNQFTGTIDVLANLPLGDLNVENNQFTGWIPNQLKGIVQSNGNSWSSGTAPPPPPGTPANNPNGNRKSRGNGSNSGSDGGGKPGIGGGGVAGIVISILVVGAIVAFFIIKKRSRRSSTDIEKLDNQPFAPLTSQEVQETKPYQTSSTISMKTFETPTAINLRPPPIERLKSFDEVDISPKPIVPPKKINTDQIKATQYSIADLQMATDSFNIENLIGEGSIGRVYCAQFDDGKVLAVKKINLSALQNPEDFLNIVSEISQLHHPTITELVGYCSEHGQHLLVYEFHKNGSLHDFLHLSDEESKPLAWNSRVKIALGAARALEYLHEVCSPSLVHKNIKSANILLDMELNPHLSDSGLAILIDDADQARNHNTGSGYGAPEGAMYGQCTIKSDVYSFGVVMLELLTGRKPFDSERPRSEQSLVRWATPQLHDIDALAKMVDPALKGLYPVKSISRFADVIALCVQPEPEFRPPMSEVVEALVRLVQRANMSKRTFSLDRSSRGETDAQDNQP, encoded by the exons ATGGTGGTGGCGGTGGCACTGTTCTTCAGCTCGGCCAATGGTACTGAAACAGATCCATCTGATG CATCTGTTCTGAGAGTCCTGTATACCAGCTTAAACTCACCAGCACAGCTGAAAAAATGGAGTGCCAATGGGGGTGATCCTTGTGGAGAGTCCTGGACAGGCATTACCTGCTCGGGCAATAGAGTAACTGAAAT CAAGATATCAGGTCTTGCACTCTCGGGTTCAATGGGGTTCCAACTAGATAGTCTAAAATCTGTGACCAATTT TGACATAAGCAATAACAATATGGGGAGCCAGTTACCTTTCCAGCTTCCTCCAAATGTACAAAGATT AAACCTCGCTGCTAGTGGTTTTAGTGGTGGCCTCCCATATTCCATTTCACAGATGACCTCCCTACAGTACTT AAATGTCAGTCACAATCAAATTCAAGGATCAGTGACTGTCGCGTTTGATTCGCTCTCTGCTCTCAACACATT ggatttttcttttaattctatGACGGGTAATCTTCCTCAAAGCTTCCAGTTACTAACTAGTGTGAATAAAAT GTATTTGCAGAACAATCAGTTTACAGGAACTATTGACGTCCTCGCCAATCTTCCCCTTGGAGATCT GAATGTTGAGAATAACCAATTTACTGGCTGGATTCCTAATCAGCTGAAAGGGATAGTGCA ATCAAATGGTAATTCGTGGAGCTCAGGAACTGCACCCCCTCCTCCACCTGGCACACCTGCAAACAACCCCAATGGAAATCGCAAATCCAGAGGGAACGGCAGCAATTCGGGCAGTGATGGCGGTGGTAAACCAGGTATAGGGGGTGGAGGTGTTGCAGGCATAGTGATATCCATTCTAGTTGTTGGAGCAATAGTAGCATTCTTTATTATCAAGAAAAGATCAAGAAGGTCGTCCACAGACATAGAAAAACTTGATAATCAGCCATTTGCTCCTCTTACTTCACAGGAAGTACAAG AGACGAAACCTTATCAAACCTCCTCCACAATAAGCATGAAGACATTTGAAACTCCCACTGCCATAAATCTAAGACCTCCACCTATTGAGCGCCTTAAGTCCTTTGATGAGGTTGACATATCACCGAAGCCCATTGTTCCTCCCAAGAAAATTAATACAGATCAAATAAAGGCTACACAGTATTCAATTGCAGACCTACAGATGGCTACTGATAGCTTCAACATTGAAAACCTTATTGGCGAGGGATCAATTGGGCGTGTTTATTGCGCGCAGTTTGATGATGGCAAA GTTCTTGCTGTGAAGAAAATTAATTTGTCTGCTCTCCAGAATCCCGAAGATTTTCTCAATATAGTTTCTGAGATATCCCAGCTGCATCATCCAACTATAACTGAGCTGGTTGGTTACTGTTCAGAGCATGGACAGCACTTGCTGGTTTATGAATTCCATAAAAATGGTTCTCTGCATGATTTCCTACATCTGTCAGATGAGGAGAGCAAGCCACTAGCATGGAATAGCCGAGTCAAGATTGCACTTGGTGCAGCACGAGCACTAGA GTATCTGCATGAAGTTTGTTCACCATCATTGGTTCATAAAAACATTAAATCTGCAAATATTTTACTTGATATGGAACTCAATCCTCATCTATCAGATTCTGGATTAGCAATCCTTATTGATGATGCAGATCAG GCACGAAACCATAATACAGGATCTGGATATGGTGCACCTGAGGGAGCTATGTATGGGCAATGCACCATAAAAAGTGATGTATACAGCTTTGGAGTTGTTATGTTGGAACTTCTTACCGGACGAAAACCTTTTGATAG TGAGAGACCAAGATCAGAACAATCTTTAGTTAGATGGGCAACACCTCAACTCCATGATATTGATGCCTTGGCTAAGATGGTTGATCCAGCGCTCAAAGGGCTCTATCCGGTTAAATCTATTTCCCGCTTTGCTGATGTAATTGCTCTTTGTGTTCAG CCTGAGCCTGAGTTCCGGCCACCTATGTCAGAAGTGGTTGAAGCCTTAGTTCGGCTAGTTCAACGAGCAAATATGAGCAAGAGAACATTTAGTCTTGATCGGAGTTCAAGGGGTGAAACAGATGCTCAAGACAACCAACCTTAG
- the LOC104236688 gene encoding protein STRUBBELIG-RECEPTOR FAMILY 6-like isoform X1, producing the protein MRFLLQVMVVAVALFFSSANGTETDPSDASVLRVLYTSLNSPAQLKKWSANGGDPCGESWTGITCSGNRVTEIKISGLALSGSMGFQLDSLKSVTNFDISNNNMGSQLPFQLPPNVQRLNLAASGFSGGLPYSISQMTSLQYLNVSHNQIQGSVTVAFDSLSALNTLDFSFNSMTGNLPQSFQLLTSVNKMYLQNNQFTGTIDVLANLPLGDLNVENNQFTGWIPNQLKGIVQSNGNSWSSGTAPPPPPGTPANNPNGNRKSRGNGSNSGSDGGGKPGIGGGGVAGIVISILVVGAIVAFFIIKKRSRRSSTDIEKLDNQPFAPLTSQEVQETKPYQTSSTISMKTFETPTAINLRPPPIERLKSFDEVDISPKPIVPPKKINTDQIKATQYSIADLQMATDSFNIENLIGEGSIGRVYCAQFDDGKVLAVKKINLSALQNPEDFLNIVSEISQLHHPTITELVGYCSEHGQHLLVYEFHKNGSLHDFLHLSDEESKPLAWNSRVKIALGAARALEYLHEVCSPSLVHKNIKSANILLDMELNPHLSDSGLAILIDDADQARNHNTGSGYGAPEGAMYGQCTIKSDVYSFGVVMLELLTGRKPFDSERPRSEQSLVRWATPQLHDIDALAKMVDPALKGLYPVKSISRFADVIALCVQPEPEFRPPMSEVVEALVRLVQRANMSKRTFSLDRSSRGETDAQDNQP; encoded by the exons ATGAGGTTTTTGCTACAGGTAATGGTGGTGGCGGTGGCACTGTTCTTCAGCTCGGCCAATGGTACTGAAACAGATCCATCTGATG CATCTGTTCTGAGAGTCCTGTATACCAGCTTAAACTCACCAGCACAGCTGAAAAAATGGAGTGCCAATGGGGGTGATCCTTGTGGAGAGTCCTGGACAGGCATTACCTGCTCGGGCAATAGAGTAACTGAAAT CAAGATATCAGGTCTTGCACTCTCGGGTTCAATGGGGTTCCAACTAGATAGTCTAAAATCTGTGACCAATTT TGACATAAGCAATAACAATATGGGGAGCCAGTTACCTTTCCAGCTTCCTCCAAATGTACAAAGATT AAACCTCGCTGCTAGTGGTTTTAGTGGTGGCCTCCCATATTCCATTTCACAGATGACCTCCCTACAGTACTT AAATGTCAGTCACAATCAAATTCAAGGATCAGTGACTGTCGCGTTTGATTCGCTCTCTGCTCTCAACACATT ggatttttcttttaattctatGACGGGTAATCTTCCTCAAAGCTTCCAGTTACTAACTAGTGTGAATAAAAT GTATTTGCAGAACAATCAGTTTACAGGAACTATTGACGTCCTCGCCAATCTTCCCCTTGGAGATCT GAATGTTGAGAATAACCAATTTACTGGCTGGATTCCTAATCAGCTGAAAGGGATAGTGCA ATCAAATGGTAATTCGTGGAGCTCAGGAACTGCACCCCCTCCTCCACCTGGCACACCTGCAAACAACCCCAATGGAAATCGCAAATCCAGAGGGAACGGCAGCAATTCGGGCAGTGATGGCGGTGGTAAACCAGGTATAGGGGGTGGAGGTGTTGCAGGCATAGTGATATCCATTCTAGTTGTTGGAGCAATAGTAGCATTCTTTATTATCAAGAAAAGATCAAGAAGGTCGTCCACAGACATAGAAAAACTTGATAATCAGCCATTTGCTCCTCTTACTTCACAGGAAGTACAAG AGACGAAACCTTATCAAACCTCCTCCACAATAAGCATGAAGACATTTGAAACTCCCACTGCCATAAATCTAAGACCTCCACCTATTGAGCGCCTTAAGTCCTTTGATGAGGTTGACATATCACCGAAGCCCATTGTTCCTCCCAAGAAAATTAATACAGATCAAATAAAGGCTACACAGTATTCAATTGCAGACCTACAGATGGCTACTGATAGCTTCAACATTGAAAACCTTATTGGCGAGGGATCAATTGGGCGTGTTTATTGCGCGCAGTTTGATGATGGCAAA GTTCTTGCTGTGAAGAAAATTAATTTGTCTGCTCTCCAGAATCCCGAAGATTTTCTCAATATAGTTTCTGAGATATCCCAGCTGCATCATCCAACTATAACTGAGCTGGTTGGTTACTGTTCAGAGCATGGACAGCACTTGCTGGTTTATGAATTCCATAAAAATGGTTCTCTGCATGATTTCCTACATCTGTCAGATGAGGAGAGCAAGCCACTAGCATGGAATAGCCGAGTCAAGATTGCACTTGGTGCAGCACGAGCACTAGA GTATCTGCATGAAGTTTGTTCACCATCATTGGTTCATAAAAACATTAAATCTGCAAATATTTTACTTGATATGGAACTCAATCCTCATCTATCAGATTCTGGATTAGCAATCCTTATTGATGATGCAGATCAG GCACGAAACCATAATACAGGATCTGGATATGGTGCACCTGAGGGAGCTATGTATGGGCAATGCACCATAAAAAGTGATGTATACAGCTTTGGAGTTGTTATGTTGGAACTTCTTACCGGACGAAAACCTTTTGATAG TGAGAGACCAAGATCAGAACAATCTTTAGTTAGATGGGCAACACCTCAACTCCATGATATTGATGCCTTGGCTAAGATGGTTGATCCAGCGCTCAAAGGGCTCTATCCGGTTAAATCTATTTCCCGCTTTGCTGATGTAATTGCTCTTTGTGTTCAG CCTGAGCCTGAGTTCCGGCCACCTATGTCAGAAGTGGTTGAAGCCTTAGTTCGGCTAGTTCAACGAGCAAATATGAGCAAGAGAACATTTAGTCTTGATCGGAGTTCAAGGGGTGAAACAGATGCTCAAGACAACCAACCTTAG
- the LOC138879171 gene encoding uncharacterized protein, which produces MVVPPSFEEGQSTYRPPRFNGQYYGWWKTQMHDFIMAEDSELWDIICDGPYVPMKKLEETGPLLPKGRREYNDTNRKDVEKNYCAKKILMCGIGLDEYTRVLACDTAKEIWEALQTTHEGTTQVKQSKIDMLTTEYELFRMKDDESIQDMHTRFTSIINELHSLGDVIPIKKLVSKILGVLPGSWESKSDDDDEEDGDDEVNFRDVQRNLKSHSSKKLRSLSNVLIDAYYSLVNDKDILIVELGEAKQSRDDLVVCLVDLNETIANLELEKEALNKKITSVENERDDLMVVVVDLKEIIEGLNNEKHSLEEKIASTEEERDDLLVICADLEETIEGLNREHRNVTLGKGKEVASKSQILLEKELTVVKTSFCNELERNQQLQAELEKGVVRGSRLRWTMDSGCLKQAAS; this is translated from the exons aTGGTTGTTCCACCAAGCTTtgaagaaggacaatcaacctatagacctcccagattcaatggtcaatactaCGGCTGGTGGAAGACTCAGATGCATGATTTCATAATGGCTGAAGATTCAGAATTGTGGGATATCATATGTGATGGTCCATATGTTCCCATGAAGAAACTTGAAGAAACAGGACCATTGTTGCCCAAAGGGAGAAGAGAGTACAATGACactaatagaaaagatgtagaAAAGAACTATTGTGCCAAAAAAATCTTGATGTGTGGCATAGGACTTGATGAATACACCAGAGTATTAGCTTGTGATActgccaaggagatatgggaagccTTACAAACTACACACGAAGGAACCACTCAAGTCAAACAATCTAAGATCGACATGCTCACCACTGAATacgagctcttcaggatgaaggatgatgagtccatacaagatatgcacaccagattcacctccatcataaatgagcttcactcacttggagatgtcattcccATAAAAAAGCTTGTAAGTAAAATTCTCGGTGTTCTACCTGggtcttgggaaagtaag tcagatgatgatgatgaagaagatggagacgatgaggtaaacttcagggatgttcagagaaatctgaaatcccaTTCCTCTAAGAAACTAAGGTCTTTATCAAATGTCCTAATTGACGCTTATTATAGTCTTGTAAATGATAAGGATATCTTGATTGTAGAACTAGGGGAGGCcaaacaatctagagatgatctagtgGTCTGTTTAGTGGACTTAAATGAaaccatagctaatcttgaacTAGAGAAGGAGGCCCTAAACAAAAAAATAACCAGTGTGGAGAATGAGAGAGATGACCTGATGGTAGtagtcgttgatctaaaagaaatAATAGAAGGTCTTAACAATGAGAAACACTCCttagaagaaaaaattgcctccACTGAGGAGGAAAGAGATGACCTTCTAGTAATATGCGCtgatctagaggaaaccattgagggactcaatagagaacataggaatgtaactcttgggaaagggaaggaagtagccAGTAAGTCGCAAATCTTGCTTGAAAAGGAGTTAACGGTTGTAAAAACCAGTTTTTGCAATGAACTCGAGAGAAATCAGCAACTCCAAGCTGAGTTGGAAAAA GGAGTAGTGAGAGGAAGTAGACTACGATGGACTATGGACAGTGGATGCTTAAAGCAAGCAGCATCATGA